AGCTGTCGGCCGGGGGCGCCGCCCTGCCCCGCCGCCGCGACGAGCTGTGGCGCTGGCCGCTGCCGCCGCTGGCGAGCCGGGCGGTGGAGCTGCTCCCCGCGGCCGACGTACGCCGGATCGCCGCCGCCGCGGCCGGCACGCTGCGCGAGGCAGCCACCCACGGGGTGGGGGGCCGGGCGGTGGGGCAGCGGGTGCTGCGGGACGCGCTGCTCGACCACGTCGCGGTGGTGGTCACCCCCGACGACGCGCCGGAGGCGCCGGTGGAGGTGTCGCAGCGGTTGGTGCAGGGGCTGGTCCGGATGGGCTTCCTCGGCGACGGCGACGTGCAGGTACGCACCGCCGGCCGGTGGGTCGGACTGGTGGGACCGTATGGAGCAGCGTGGTCGCGGAAGGTCGCGGAACTCGCCCTGACGCCCACCGGTGATCGTCCGAACGGATGACCCCGGCTCATTCTTCCGGGCTGGGGCAGCCGTTGGGGGGATGCCTCAACCCGGCTGTCCGGGTACCGTCCATCCTCGGATCCAACGCACCGTAGGCGGCTGGATCCGCTGGGGAGTGAGGTGCGCGAGCGATGCCGTGGTGGTCATGGCGCCCAGGTCCCGCCGGTGGCGGCGATCCGGAAACTCGAAGCGGGATCACAGTGGATGACACCGTCCGGGTCGGACCACCGACCCCCCGTCAGCCGGGGGACGACGCCCCGGCCGCCGACCGGGCGGTGCGGAGCGAGATGCCGGCGACGGTAGCGCCGGTCACCCTCGGTCGGGTCTGCGACGCGCTCGACCTGCTCGACGTGCGTTACCTGGCCGACGGCGACGGCAACCTGCTGGCCATGTGGGAGCGGCACGCGGTGCTGGTCACGCTGGAGGGTCCGGAGGACGAGATCCTGGTGATGCGGGCTCGTCCACACGCGACGGTGCCGCCGGACTGGGCGGACCGCGCCTACCGGGTGGTCAACGAGTGGAACCACACCCGACGGTTCTGCAAGGCCTACATCGGAGACCCGACCGAGCGGGGTCAACTGCCGATCTACGCCGAGCTCCAGGTGCCGCTCGGCGCCGGGACGCACGACGCGCTCCTGGTCGAGATGCTCGACTGTGGCGCGGCGGTCGCCACCACCTTCGTGGACTGGCTGCACGACGAGGGCGCCCTGCTCTGAGTGCGCCGGCCGGGCCGGTCGCCCGGCCGCGCCGGTCCGGCCGTCGGTGTCACGCGCCGGCGGCCGGGCCCTCCATGGCGTTGACCATGAAGTACGCGGCCCGCTCCAGGTAGTCCCAGAGCGCGGTGGCGATCTCCGGCGGCAGGTCCAGCCGGTCCACCGCCCGGCGCATGTGGTGCAGCCACGCGTCCCGCTCCGCGGCGCCGATCCGGAACGGAGCGTGCCGCATCCGCAACCGTGGGTGACCACGCTGCGCCGAGTACGTGTTCGGGCCGCCCCAGTACTGCATGAGGAAGAGGGTCAGCCGGTCGGCGGCCGGCCCGAGGTCCTCCTCCGGGTACATCGGGCGCAGCAGCGGGTCGGTGGCGACGCCGGCGTAGAACTCGTCGACCAGCTTGCGGAACGTCGGCTCGCCGCCGACCGCCTCGAAGAGGGTGACGGGGGTTCCGGGCCGGTCGGATTCACCTGCGGGATTCACCGTTCCATCCTGCCAGGCTGCCCCGGGTGCCGACCGGTGCCCACCGGTCGGTGGTGGTGTCGATCAGGTCACCGCGTGGCTGTGCCGGCCCCGGTCGCCCGGCCGCTCGTCCACCGGCGTACGCGCCGGAGGGCTCGCGGGGGCCGCGCCGGCGGCGTTGTCCCGCGTGGCCTGGTCGACGGCGGCCTGCACCGATTCGCGGCTCGGCCAGGTCAGGGTGGCCAGCAGCATCAGCCCCACGCCGGCCGCGCTCCACATGCCCACCACCAGCGGGATCCGGAAGCGCTCGGCCAGCAGGCCGGTGACCAGCACGGCGAGCCCCTGGATGATCTGCATGCCGCTGGCCATCACGCCGAACGCGCGGGCCCGGTAGCCGTCGGGCAGGGCCCGGACGAAGAGCCCGTTGGCCATCGGCAGCAACCCGGCGACGGCGAACCCGCAGATCGCCGCCAGCACGGCCACCACCAGCGGCGGCGGGTCGAGGAGCGCGGGGACCAGCACCAGCGGCGCGAGGACCGCCAGCGGTCGCATCAGCGCCAACCGACGGTCCGGCGAGAGCGCCCGGCCGACCAGCAGGCCGCCCAGGATGAAGCCGACCGGGTTGGCGGCCATGATGACGGCCTGCGCGACGCCGGTGTCCACGCCGTCGCCGGCCCGCTCGGCGGCCCACGCCGCGGCGAGCCCCTCCGGCACGATGGAGAAGAGCATCGCGCTGAAGACCAGCACGGCGATGGCGCGCAGCACGGGGCGGCCGAAGACGATCTGGAAGCCCTGGCCGGTCTCCCGCAGCAGGTGGCTGCGGTGCGCCGGGCTCATCACCGGCGGCCGGTTCCGCAGGCCGAACCGGACCAGCAGGGCCGACGCGCCGAAGGTCGCCGCGTTGATCAGCAGGGCGAGGGTCGGGGAGACCACGGCGATGGTCGCGCCGACCAGGTAGCCGACGACCTGTGCGGCCTGGCCGACGCTGGCGTTGATCGAGAGCCCGACGACCAGCCGGTCACCGGCGAGGATGAGCGGCATCAGCGCGGACCGGGCGGCCTGGCTCGGCGGGTTGGCCAGGGTGGCGGCGAAGAGCAGGGCGAGGATCAGCCACGGCGGGTTGCCCGGGATGGCGACCAGCAGCATCAGCGCCATCCGGAGCAGATCGCAGGTCACCATCACGCTGCGGTAGCGGTGCCGCTCGGCCAGCGTGGCCAGCAGCGGGCCACCCACCAGCCAGGGCAGGTAACTGACGGCGAACGCGGCGGCGGAGAGCGCCACCGAGTCGGTCTCCCGGTAGACCAGGACGGTGACCGCGGCCTTGGCGATGTAGTCGCCGATCCAGGAGAGCGTGCTGGCCGCGAATACGGCGCGATATTCGACCTGGGCGAACACTTCACGGAAGGTGGCGGGCCCCTCCCGGGCGGGTCGCTCGTCGGACACCGTCGCCTCCATCGTTCCCCAAGATCGGCCACTCGTGATGACCAGCCCGGGAACCGTCGTCAGATCTACGGATCAGCGAGGACACGAGCACGCTCCTCGAAGGAGCGTGTTTCACCGGATTCTGCCCGATCGTCTGACAACTGGCTAGGGTGAACGGATTGATCGTCGCATCTCCGACTGAACGAACGGACGATACCCGAGGGGCCGGGCGTCCGCGACCCCCGATCGTCCGGCCCGGTCGGTCCGGCCCCGACGGCTCAGGTCGGTCCGCCGGCACCGGTCTCGCCCGCTCCGGGGAACCTCGCCGGTGCGCCCTGATAGAGCCGGGCGGCGGCGATCCGGGCCGTGATCCCGGAGTTCTCCAGCGCCTCGGCGAGCCGGCGACGCAGCTCCCGGCCCACCGAGAACTGCCCCTCGGCGGTGGTCTTGACGACCGTACGGATCACCGCGCCGTCGACCGTCATCTGCTCGACGCCGAGCACCTCGGGCTCCTCGACGATCTGCGGTGCCAGCTCCGGGTCCATCGCCATCGAGGCGGCGGCCGTACGCAGCACCGCGGTGGCCTCCTCGGTGCCGGCGAACCCGATCGGCAGGTCGACCACCACCAGGGCCCAGCCCTGGCTCTTGTTGCCCACCCGGACGATCTCGCCGTTGCGGATGTACCAGAGCACGCCCCGGCCGTCGCGGACCGTGGTGACCCGCAGCCCCACCGACTCGACCACGCCGGTCGCCTCACCGAGGTCGACGGTGTCGCCGACCCCGTACTGGTCCTCGATCAGCATGAACAGGCCGGCGATCAGGTCCTTGACCAGGCTCTGCGCGCCGAAGCCGAGCGCCACACCGGCGATGCCGGCGCTGGCCAGCAGCGGTGCCAGGTCGAAGCTGAACTCCTTGAGCACCATCAGCAGCGCGATGCCGAAGACGAACGCGGTGACCATGCTGCGCAGCACCGAGCCGATCGCCTCGGCGCGCTGCCGCCGCCGCTCCGGCACGAACTGCTCCGGGTCGAGCGAGGCGCTCGGGATCCGCTCGCGCAGCGGCCGGAGCATGGTCGGCACGGCACCCTCGGTGGTGGTGCGGACCAGCCGGTTGATGGTCCGGTGCAGCGCCCAGCGGGCGGCGATCGCCAGCAGCAGGATCAGCACCACCCGCAGCGGCTTCAGCACGATCCAGTAGCTGCCCTCGGCGAACCAGGCCGAGTT
This genomic interval from Micromonospora sp. CCTCC AA 2012012 contains the following:
- a CDS encoding type III secretion system chaperone family protein — its product is MPWWSWRPGPAGGGDPETRSGITVDDTVRVGPPTPRQPGDDAPAADRAVRSEMPATVAPVTLGRVCDALDLLDVRYLADGDGNLLAMWERHAVLVTLEGPEDEILVMRARPHATVPPDWADRAYRVVNEWNHTRRFCKAYIGDPTERGQLPIYAELQVPLGAGTHDALLVEMLDCGAAVATTFVDWLHDEGALL
- a CDS encoding mechanosensitive ion channel family protein, which translates into the protein MRYEDTVSATGLLLLALSAAEDPTPGPTPSVDCRTDPWCKNVYELTNSAWFAEGSYWIVLKPLRVVLILLLAIAARWALHRTINRLVRTTTEGAVPTMLRPLRERIPSASLDPEQFVPERRRQRAEAIGSVLRSMVTAFVFGIALLMVLKEFSFDLAPLLASAGIAGVALGFGAQSLVKDLIAGLFMLIEDQYGVGDTVDLGEATGVVESVGLRVTTVRDGRGVLWYIRNGEIVRVGNKSQGWALVVVDLPIGFAGTEEATAVLRTAAASMAMDPELAPQIVEEPEVLGVEQMTVDGAVIRTVVKTTAEGQFSVGRELRRRLAEALENSGITARIAAARLYQGAPARFPGAGETGAGGPT
- a CDS encoding MFS transporter, whose protein sequence is MEATVSDERPAREGPATFREVFAQVEYRAVFAASTLSWIGDYIAKAAVTVLVYRETDSVALSAAAFAVSYLPWLVGGPLLATLAERHRYRSVMVTCDLLRMALMLLVAIPGNPPWLILALLFAATLANPPSQAARSALMPLILAGDRLVVGLSINASVGQAAQVVGYLVGATIAVVSPTLALLINAATFGASALLVRFGLRNRPPVMSPAHRSHLLRETGQGFQIVFGRPVLRAIAVLVFSAMLFSIVPEGLAAAWAAERAGDGVDTGVAQAVIMAANPVGFILGGLLVGRALSPDRRLALMRPLAVLAPLVLVPALLDPPPLVVAVLAAICGFAVAGLLPMANGLFVRALPDGYRARAFGVMASGMQIIQGLAVLVTGLLAERFRIPLVVGMWSAAGVGLMLLATLTWPSRESVQAAVDQATRDNAAGAAPASPPARTPVDERPGDRGRHSHAVT
- a CDS encoding globin, giving the protein MNPAGESDRPGTPVTLFEAVGGEPTFRKLVDEFYAGVATDPLLRPMYPEEDLGPAADRLTLFLMQYWGGPNTYSAQRGHPRLRMRHAPFRIGAAERDAWLHHMRRAVDRLDLPPEIATALWDYLERAAYFMVNAMEGPAAGA